The Bacteroidales bacterium genome includes the window CACAGGAAAAACAGGCGGTGCGATCTTTGGCAATTCTCCCTGCCTTGGCAGTGAATGGGGCATTGATTATTTTAAAAATCTGAAGAATTTCATCGACCAGACCGGTTTCGCCCTTCTGGAACATGACGGATCATATCCCGGTGATAAATGTGCCTCTGTGACACATCCGGGGCATAAGGGACTGGCAGATTCACAATGGAATCAATGGAAATCAATCACTGAATTTTACAACTACTGCCGTTCAAAAGATATTTACCTGAATGTTCCCGACTGGTATTTCCTTTCCGGCTCCAATAAATCGGCCATCGGCTACAGGGAAACCAACTGGTCATTGCCTCGTGACCGGCAGATTATGCTGGGCAGGCAAAACCTCTATGACGGCACCTGGGAAAAAACTCCCTCAATGGGTTGGACCTTTGTACCTCTCGTTGAATACCAGGGAGGAGGCGCAGAGGCTACCCTGGAGCCACTTTCAGAACATCTTAAGGAATACGAGGCTCACCTGGCGCAAAACTTCGGCGCAGGTGTTCAGGCTTGCTACCGTGGATTCAGGCTCTATGACAAAGAAGCAACGAAAACACTGGTGACAGAATGGGTAACATGGTACAAAAAATACAGGCTGATCCTGAATTCCGACATCATACACCTGCGAAGAGCTGATGGCAGGGATTGGGATGGATTTATGCATGTTGATCCTTCCCTGGAAGAAAAAGGACTCCTGATGGTTTTCAATCCATTGGATGAGCCTATCCAACGTACAATCAAAGTGCCGTTATATTATACAGGAATTAAAGAAATTGCCCGGGTACGTGAAAAAGAAGGACTCCAAAACACTTATAAAACAGATAATAATGGAGACATCTGGCTGGAAATCAATATTCCTGCTCACGGATTCAGTTGGTTTGTAATAGAATGAAAGCTGTAGTACCTTTGTAGCGACTTTGTTTTACTACTCATGAAAACCCGGCTTCTCTGCCAGATTAATTTTTCCCGCCTGCCTGATCGAAAGTTTCCCTTTCTATTCCAGGTATTAAAACAGCATTCCATGATAGGTCAGGTTCATGGTTCTGCAATTGGAATCTATTCTCAACAGGATGAGGGTAAATGAAAGCTTATCAAAGAATAACCACAAAATAAAATATTTCTTAAACTTGTAACCTAATTATCCGCTCATCATGCCAATTGTAACCGATAGTCAGCTCAGGGCATTCACGGAAGCCGCCCATAAACTGGGAACGCATCAATTGCTGCTGTGCAGCAGTGGTAATATGTCATGGCGCATCGACAATGATATTATGCTTATTTCTCAAACAGGCTCATGGCTTCCAACCTTAACAAAGGATCAAATCTGTATCAGCCGGTTGACGGATGGGATGATCCTGAATTCAGTGCGGCCTTCTATGGACAGTGGTTTCCATTTTGGCATCATGAGAGAGCGAAAAGATGTGAAAGTGATCCTGCATTTCCAGTCACTTTATGCTACGACACTGGCATGCCTGCCGGAGCCCCCACAGGATTTTAATGTGGTGAATGAAATCCCTATGTATGTCGGACCGGTTGCCATGCTCCCCTATATTTGTCCGGGTTCCCCTGAAATTGGGAAAAAGGTGACAGAATCCATGAAGCATCATGATCTTGTTGTCCTTCAGAATCATGGGCAGGTAGTAGTAGGCAAGTCCTTTGAGGATGTTATCCAGAAGGCATTGTTCTTTGAACTGGCTTGCGGTATTATAATGAGAAGCAATAATATGGCAATCAGGTTAACAGCAGAGCAGATTGCTGAAATGAAAAGATATCACAGGGAATAGAATGCTGAATCAGGGAGGCCCTTGCTGATAATGGTCCTTTAATTTATTCCTTTAATTGCATGATGATCAGATTTTAATATGAACAGACCCCTGTTTCACCTATGGAAGATTTATCCAGTTGTTTTGGAAGCATTATTGGCCTGAAGAAAGAATTTGAAGAGCGTTACATAGTTCTTCACCGCCATACCTTTCCCAGGGTGCTGGAGCAGATCAGGCGTTCGAATATCACTGATTACACTATCTTTCTCCATAATAGCCTGCTTTTTAGCCATATGGTTTACTCCGGCGAGGATTTCAAGAAAGATATGAATGCTATCGGTCAGGATTCAACTACCCGTGAATGGTGGAAACTCACTGATTCGATGCAGGAACCGCTGGAAAACCGAAACGAAGGAGAATGGTGGACCGGGCTGGAATTATGGTTTGAATGGGAACCCAACATCCCTCCTATTGACAATCCTGTAAGATTGGCCTATACTTTTTCAGCTCCATTCCCACTAGGCAGTTTTCCTGCTGATTTTATTAATGAACAGGAATCTGGTTCCATCTTCAAAGGGATCTACCGTATCCGCATATTTAAAAAAGCCCAGCAACTCTTCCTGTATATTGAAACATCACTCATCAGCGGACTTTTCCCGATGCTTTCCAGCCTGCGTTCAGCCTTAAACCTCAATGAATGGCCTGAACCTATGACAGAAGTGTTCCATACAGATCATCGCCAACCCCTGCCCGAAATGATTCAAAAGAAAGTATTTGTTACCGGTTGCTTCGATTTACTCCATAGCGGCCATATTGCATTTCTCCAGGAGGCTGCCTCCTATGGTGATCTCTATGTAAGC containing:
- a CDS encoding class II aldolase/adducin family protein — protein: MPIVTDSQLRAFTEAAHKLGTHQLLLCSSGNMSWRIDNDIMLISQTGSWLPTLTKDQICISRLTDGMILNSVRPSMDSGFHFGIMRERKDVKVILHFQSLYATTLACLPEPPQDFNVVNEIPMYVGPVAMLPYICPGSPEIGKKVTESMKHHDLVVLQNHGQVVVGKSFEDVIQKALFFELACGIIMRSNNMAIRLTAEQIAEMKRYHRE